The Microbacterium phyllosphaerae region CTCGCAGAGCGCCGCGACGTTCGGCATCGACCCTGTCGAGATGGCGCGGGCCTCGATCATCGGGCAGCCCGTGCATCTGCAGAGCCCGCTGGTGCCGGCGATCCTGCTTCTCGTCTCCCTCGCGGGAGTGAACCTCGGCGATCACCACAGGAAGGTGCTCTGGCGTGCCACGATCGTGTCGCTCGTGATGCTCGGGATCGGCATCCTGTCCGGAGCGATCCCCTTCTTCGTCGCCGCGTGACCGCATCCGCCGCGGGGACCCGGATGCGCCGGTTCCCCGCGGCTCGGTGCCGGAGCGATATGCTCAGCGCGTGATCACGTTCCTCTTCCGCGCGCTTCTGTACGTCGTGTCCGCCGGGCTCGGCCTCATCGTCGCCGACCTCCTGCTAGACGGATTCCAGATCCAGTGGGACAAGTGGTGGGGCTTCGTCATCTGCATCCTGATCTTCGCGATCGTGCAGAGCATCCTCGCCCCGTGGGTCAGCAAGATCGCCGATCGCTACGCGCCGGTGCTGATGGGAGGCATCGGGATCGTGTCCACACTCATCGCGCTGGTGGTCGTCGTGCTGCTGCCGATCGGCGGTCTGCGCATCGTCGACCTCGCGGGCTGGCTGCTCGGCGCAGTGATCGTCTGGCTGGTCACGGCGCTGGGAAGCGTGCTGCTGCCGCTGATCTTCCTGCGCAAGAAGGTCGACAAGGCGCGCGGCCGTTGAGGCGCCCGGCGGTCGCCGGAGAGTCTCAGATCGAGTAGTCGGGTGCGGTGAGCATCGCCTTGGTGTCTTCGCCGAGGATGCGTGCCCGTGCCTTCGCCGGGATGCCGACCAGGATGCTGTCGGCGGGAGCGTCGCGCGTGACCACCGCGTTCGCGCCGACCACCGATCCCTCGCCGATCGTGATCGGTCCGAGGATCTTCGCTCCCGCCCCCACGGCGACGCCGTCGCCGAGCGTGGGGTGCCGTTTACCCGAGTCCCTGGTGCGGCCGCCGAGCGTGACGCCGTGGTACAGCATCACATCGTCGCCGACCTCGGCGGTCTCGCCGATGACGACCCCCATGCCGTGATCGATGAAGAATCGCCGTCCGATCTGCGCGCCGGGATGGATTTCGATGCCCGTGAGCCAGCGCGAGACCTGAGAGGTCCCGCGCGCCAGCAGTCGAAGCCGTCTGCGCCAGAGCGCATGTGAGACGCGATGCGCCCAGATCGCGTGCAGCCCGGGGTACAGGAGCGCGACCTCTGCCGCGCTGCGGGCCGCGGGGTCGCGAAGTCGGGCTGCCGCGATGTCCTCGCGCATTCGGCCGATCATGCCCATCGGACGGATCAGGATTCGCGCAGGTGCTCGTACAGGGCGGTCGAGAGGTAGCGCTCGCCGAACGAGGGGATGATGACGACGATGGTCTTGCCTGCGGCCTCCGGGCGCTTCGCGACCTGCAGGGCGGCCCAGATGGCGGCACCGCTCGACATGCCGACGAGGATGCCCTCTCTGCGCGCTGTCTCGCGCGCGACCTCGATGGCATCGTCGAACGTGACGTCGATGACCTCGTCGAGGATGTCCCGGTCGAGGATGGGCGGCACGAAGTTCGGTCCGATGCCCTGGATCTTGTGCGGTCCGGGGTGGCCCTCGGTGAGGATCGGCGAGTCCTTGGGCTCGACGGCGACGATCTGCACGCCGGGCACGCGCTCCTTCAGCACCTGGCCGACCCCGGTGATGGTGCCTCCGGTGCCGATGCCGGCGACGAGGTAGTCGACGGCGCCCTCCGTGTCCCGGAGGATCTCCTCGGCCGTGGTCCGGCGGTGGATCGCGGGGTTCGCCTCGTTGGCGAACTGCTTCGCCAGCACGGCACCCGGCGTCCGGGCGGCGATGGCCTCCGCCTCGGCGACCGCGTGCGTCATGCCCTTGGTGGGGTCGGTGAGGACGAGCTCGGCGCCGAACGCCTTGAGGAGCATGCGCCGCTCCTTCGACATCGACGCGGGCATCGTGAGGATCACGTTGTAGCCGCGCGCTGCGCCGACCATCGCCAGGGCGATACCGGTGTTGCCGCTCGTCGCCTCGACGATCGTTCCCCCCGGCTTCAGCTCGCCGGACGCCTCTGCGGCGTCGACGATCGCGATGCCGAGCCGGTCCTTGACGCTCGACGCCGGGTTGTAGAACTCGAGCTTGGCGAGCACCGTCGCGCCGAGGCCCTCGGTGACCCGGTTCAGACGAACCAGAGGGGTGTTGCCGAAAGCGGTGGTGATGTCGGAGTGGATACCGGGCATGGGGAGAGCCTTCCTGTGCGGGGTGACTGCGGCTCCAGCCTAGGCGAGCGCCCCGGGGGGTCGGGCAATATGACACCTGCCAGCGCCCTACGCTGGTGGTCATGCCTGACATCTCCCTCGCATCCGCTGTGCATGCCGCCGCTCGGCGACTCGCGGAGGCCGGCGTCTCGGATCCTGTCGTCGATGCGGAGCTCCTCGCGGGTCACGTCCTCGGCTCGCGGCGAGGCGAGGTGCAGGCGGCCGTGATCAGGGGCGACGCGATCGCCGAGGATTCGGCCGCGGCCCTCGATGCGCTCGTCACGCGCCGCGCCGCCAGGGAGCCGCTGCAGCACATCACCGGGACCGCGCCCTTCCGCCACCTGGAACTCGCGGTCGGCCCGGGCGTCTTCGTCCCCAGGCCCGAGACCGAGACCGTCGTGCAGTACGCGATCGATGCCCTGCTCGGCTCGGCGCATCCGGAGCCGATCGGCATCGACCTCGGCACGGGCAGCGGGGCGATCGCCCTCGCCATGGCCACGGAAGTCCCTCATTCGAAGATCTTCGCCACCGAGCTGTCGCCGGATGCGTACCCGTGGGCAGTGCGGAACACGCAGGGCATCGCCAACCTCACGCTCGTCAACGAGGACCTCGCCCAGGCGTTCGGAGAGCTCGACGGCACGGCATCCGTCGTCATCTCCAACCCTCCCTACGTTCCGGATGCGGCGATCCCCCGTGACCCCGAGGTTCGGCTGTACGACCCGTCGATGGCGCTGTACGGGGGAGAGGACGGGCTCGACATCGTGCGCGTCCTCAGCGTGCGGGCTCTCGAGCTGCTGCACCCGGGAGGTCTTCTGGTCATCGAGCACGGTGAGCTCCAGGGCGAGGAGATCCGCAGCATCCTCACACAGGACGGATGGCGTGCGGCATCCACCCACCGCGACCTGACGCTGCGCGATCGGGCGACGACCGCGCTGCGTCCGTGAGGGCGGACACGCGCCGCTCAGGCATCCCCACGTAGAATCGGATCGTCATGTCCTCCATCTTCGATTGCGGCGACGAGGCCCAGCTCCTCGCCGGTATGCGTCACGCCCGCCAGGCCATCGCCCGCGGCGAACTCATCGTGATGCCCACCGACACGGTCTACGGTGTCGCCGCCGACGCATTCTCGCCCGCTGCGGTGCAGCGCCTCCTCGATGCGAAAGGGCGTGGCCGCGATCAGCCGCCGCCCGTCCTCGTCGGTACGAAGGAGACTCTGCACGCCCTCGCCGAGTCGGTCCCCGAGCCCGTGCAGAGGCTCGTCGACGCCTTCTGGCCCGGCGGACTGACCGTCGTCCTCCCCGCACAGCCGTCTCTCGTCTGGGATCTGGGTGACACCCAGGGCACGGTGGCCGTGCGGATGCCCGAGGGGCGCGTCGC contains the following coding sequences:
- a CDS encoding phage holin family protein — encoded protein: MITFLFRALLYVVSAGLGLIVADLLLDGFQIQWDKWWGFVICILIFAIVQSILAPWVSKIADRYAPVLMGGIGIVSTLIALVVVVLLPIGGLRIVDLAGWLLGAVIVWLVTALGSVLLPLIFLRKKVDKARGR
- the epsC gene encoding serine O-acetyltransferase EpsC, whose product is MGMIGRMREDIAAARLRDPAARSAAEVALLYPGLHAIWAHRVSHALWRRRLRLLARGTSQVSRWLTGIEIHPGAQIGRRFFIDHGMGVVIGETAEVGDDVMLYHGVTLGGRTRDSGKRHPTLGDGVAVGAGAKILGPITIGEGSVVGANAVVTRDAPADSILVGIPAKARARILGEDTKAMLTAPDYSI
- the cysK gene encoding cysteine synthase A — translated: MPGIHSDITTAFGNTPLVRLNRVTEGLGATVLAKLEFYNPASSVKDRLGIAIVDAAEASGELKPGGTIVEATSGNTGIALAMVGAARGYNVILTMPASMSKERRMLLKAFGAELVLTDPTKGMTHAVAEAEAIAARTPGAVLAKQFANEANPAIHRRTTAEEILRDTEGAVDYLVAGIGTGGTITGVGQVLKERVPGVQIVAVEPKDSPILTEGHPGPHKIQGIGPNFVPPILDRDILDEVIDVTFDDAIEVARETARREGILVGMSSGAAIWAALQVAKRPEAAGKTIVVIIPSFGERYLSTALYEHLRES
- the prmC gene encoding peptide chain release factor N(5)-glutamine methyltransferase, coding for MPDISLASAVHAAARRLAEAGVSDPVVDAELLAGHVLGSRRGEVQAAVIRGDAIAEDSAAALDALVTRRAAREPLQHITGTAPFRHLELAVGPGVFVPRPETETVVQYAIDALLGSAHPEPIGIDLGTGSGAIALAMATEVPHSKIFATELSPDAYPWAVRNTQGIANLTLVNEDLAQAFGELDGTASVVISNPPYVPDAAIPRDPEVRLYDPSMALYGGEDGLDIVRVLSVRALELLHPGGLLVIEHGELQGEEIRSILTQDGWRAASTHRDLTLRDRATTALRP
- a CDS encoding L-threonylcarbamoyladenylate synthase; this encodes MSSIFDCGDEAQLLAGMRHARQAIARGELIVMPTDTVYGVAADAFSPAAVQRLLDAKGRGRDQPPPVLVGTKETLHALAESVPEPVQRLVDAFWPGGLTVVLPAQPSLVWDLGDTQGTVAVRMPEGRVALELLAETGPLAVSSANLTGRDAAISASDAERMLGDSVAVYLADGLSRDGIASTIVDATSLVPRGAEPTTGGVRILRAGAVSRERLEEVLGDLLEPAEQPTEADGDS